The following are encoded in a window of Methylicorpusculum oleiharenae genomic DNA:
- a CDS encoding catalase: protein MTKAHTGAQPVKGKPAKSGPEEVVVSIGNGGEWHQTASGDQPALTTNQGLPISDNQNSLRAHPSGPTLLEDFILREKITHFDHERIPERIVHARGTGAHGFFELTKSLEKYTTAKVLTEVGEKTPLFTRISTVAGGSGSRDTPRDVRGFAVKFYTKEGNWDLVGNNIPVFFIQDAIKFPDLIHAVKMEPDRGFPQAASAHDTFWDFISLTPEAMHMVMWAMSDRTLPRSLRMIEGFGIHSFRLVNDAGESTFVKFHWRPKLGLQSTLWDEAVKIAGADPDFHRRDLFEAITAGDFPEWELAVQLFSQEEANAFPFDHLDSTKLIPEEWVPLQVIGRMVLNRWPDNFFAETEQVAFCPSHVVPGIDFSNDPLLQGRLFSYQDTQLSRLGSPNFHQIPINAPQCPFANHQRDGHMQMAQPTGRVSYEPNTLAASSPREQPEAGFYSTALAESGVKGRIRPESFADHYSQARQFYLSQNVVEQAHLASALVFELSKVEHPHIRESMVGHLRLIEEDLAQRVACGLGMSELPPEPASAVAVQELDRSPALQLIGKMKDTLEGRAVGILIGDGSDADSIKAVQQAVTEAGAKVKIIAAKIGEAKLADGSLLKVDGQLAGTPSVMFDAVALILSGKAAALLGKEAAAIDFVRDAFGHLKAIGVDKGGEALLKAAGIEPDAGVIALDTLDRFSFIAAAKTRQWDREASVRTLA from the coding sequence ATGACCAAAGCACATACAGGGGCTCAACCCGTCAAGGGCAAACCGGCAAAGTCCGGGCCGGAAGAAGTAGTCGTTTCAATCGGCAACGGCGGAGAGTGGCACCAAACGGCCAGCGGCGATCAGCCTGCGTTGACCACGAACCAGGGTTTACCGATTTCCGACAATCAGAACTCACTGAGAGCCCATCCGAGCGGTCCGACACTGCTGGAAGATTTCATCCTGCGGGAAAAAATCACCCATTTCGACCACGAGCGCATTCCTGAACGTATTGTCCACGCTCGGGGCACAGGCGCACATGGTTTCTTCGAGCTTACCAAATCCCTGGAAAAATACACTACCGCCAAAGTGCTGACCGAAGTGGGCGAAAAAACGCCGCTGTTCACGCGCATCTCAACCGTAGCAGGCGGGTCCGGCTCGCGAGATACTCCCCGAGATGTTCGCGGCTTCGCCGTCAAGTTTTATACGAAAGAGGGCAATTGGGATCTGGTCGGCAATAATATCCCGGTGTTCTTTATCCAGGATGCCATCAAATTTCCCGACCTGATTCATGCCGTTAAAATGGAGCCTGATCGTGGCTTTCCTCAGGCAGCGTCAGCACATGATACCTTCTGGGACTTTATTTCACTGACACCGGAAGCCATGCATATGGTGATGTGGGCGATGTCTGACCGCACCTTGCCGCGCTCGCTGCGGATGATCGAAGGCTTCGGTATTCATTCATTCCGTCTGGTCAATGACGCTGGCGAATCGACTTTCGTGAAATTTCACTGGCGGCCGAAACTCGGTTTACAATCGACGCTCTGGGACGAGGCGGTCAAGATTGCCGGAGCCGATCCCGACTTTCATCGCCGTGATTTATTTGAAGCGATTACAGCCGGGGATTTCCCGGAATGGGAATTGGCGGTTCAGCTATTCTCCCAGGAGGAAGCCAATGCCTTCCCGTTCGATCATCTCGATTCGACCAAATTGATACCGGAAGAATGGGTGCCGTTGCAAGTTATCGGGCGCATGGTACTCAACCGCTGGCCGGATAATTTCTTCGCTGAGACTGAACAGGTGGCATTCTGTCCGTCCCATGTCGTGCCCGGCATTGATTTCTCGAATGATCCATTATTGCAGGGGCGTCTGTTTTCTTATCAGGACACCCAGTTATCACGCCTCGGTTCGCCGAATTTTCATCAGATACCCATCAATGCACCGCAGTGTCCGTTCGCCAATCATCAGCGCGACGGTCATATGCAAATGGCGCAACCGACCGGCCGCGTGTCCTACGAACCGAATACCCTGGCAGCGAGTTCCCCGCGCGAGCAACCGGAGGCCGGCTTTTACAGCACGGCGTTGGCCGAGAGCGGCGTAAAGGGGAGGATTCGGCCGGAGAGTTTTGCCGACCATTACAGCCAGGCACGGCAATTCTATCTCAGCCAAAACGTCGTCGAACAGGCCCATCTTGCCTCCGCGTTGGTGTTTGAGCTCTCGAAAGTCGAGCATCCGCACATCCGCGAGTCCATGGTCGGTCACTTACGCCTTATTGAAGAGGACCTTGCTCAACGGGTTGCCTGCGGTCTCGGTATGAGCGAGCTGCCACCAGAACCCGCTTCGGCTGTTGCAGTTCAGGAGTTAGATCGATCCCCGGCGCTGCAACTGATCGGCAAGATGAAGGACACGCTGGAAGGCCGTGCAGTCGGGATACTGATCGGGGACGGATCGGACGCGGACAGCATCAAGGCTGTCCAACAGGCAGTCACAGAAGCCGGCGCAAAAGTGAAGATTATCGCCGCTAAAATCGGCGAAGCGAAACTCGCCGATGGCTCCCTTTTGAAAGTCGACGGGCAATTAGCCGGTACGCCGTCAGTGATGTTCGACGCGGTCGCCCTCATTCTCTCCGGAAAAGCCGCCGCATTATTGGGCAAGGAAGCCGCCGCCATCGATTTCGTGCGCGACGCCTTCGGTCACCTGAAAGCGATTGGCGTTGACAAGGGCGGCGAAGCCTTGCTGAAAGCAGCGGGGATCGAACCAGACGCCGGTGTGATTGCACTCGATACCCTGGATCGCTTTAGCTTTATTGCCGCAGCCAAGACCCGTCAGTGGGACCGGGAAGCCAGTGTCAGAACACTCGCTTGA
- a CDS encoding four-helix bundle copper-binding protein, translated as MNTKPMQSCIDACTKCYQTCLQTAMNHCLETGGKHVEPSHFRLMINCAQICQTSADLQLSGSEFVAHYCGLCAEVCEACAKSCAELGMTDCEKACRDCAASCRAMASH; from the coding sequence ATGAACACTAAACCTATGCAATCATGCATTGATGCCTGCACCAAGTGCTATCAGACTTGCTTGCAGACCGCCATGAACCATTGCCTTGAAACCGGCGGTAAGCATGTTGAACCGAGCCATTTCCGGCTAATGATCAACTGTGCGCAGATCTGTCAGACTTCGGCTGACTTGCAATTATCCGGCTCGGAATTTGTTGCACACTACTGCGGCCTTTGCGCTGAAGTGTGTGAAGCTTGCGCCAAAAGCTGTGCCGAATTGGGAATGACTGATTGTGAAAAGGCTTGCCGGGATTGCGCGGCAAGCTGTCGCGCTATGGCAAGCCATTAA
- a CDS encoding PRC-barrel domain-containing protein yields MKIINPFVTILFLSATFVVPSCAVKETQKVLKQESRGESAERVQTCNESMQRVTRASKIIGTPVKNPKGDNLGNIKELVLDPRSGKVVYAVVSFGGVLGMGDKLFIVPWKALNGSRDKEYYLLDLDKTTFTSAPGFDKKQWPDSSNEWELQREGLNQFYPNKP; encoded by the coding sequence ATGAAAATAATAAATCCGTTTGTAACCATACTTTTTTTGAGTGCGACATTCGTCGTTCCGTCTTGTGCGGTCAAAGAAACGCAGAAGGTACTCAAGCAAGAGAGTCGTGGAGAGTCGGCCGAGCGTGTCCAGACGTGCAATGAGTCGATGCAGCGGGTGACCAGGGCCAGCAAGATCATCGGGACCCCCGTGAAAAACCCTAAAGGAGATAACCTTGGCAACATCAAGGAATTAGTACTCGATCCTCGGAGTGGCAAAGTAGTCTATGCCGTCGTTTCTTTCGGTGGAGTATTAGGTATGGGGGACAAGCTCTTTATTGTTCCGTGGAAGGCACTGAATGGGTCGCGCGATAAGGAGTATTACCTGCTTGATTTGGATAAAACCACCTTCACATCAGCTCCGGGATTTGATAAGAAGCAGTGGCCGGATAGTTCGAATGAATGGGAACTGCAGCGCGAGGGGCTCAATCAGTTTTATCCCAATAAACCCTGA
- a CDS encoding CsbD family protein: MNKDQVKGRVEEAKGKVKETTGKILDDKDMEVEGNVQKNVGKGRAGWGDLKDDLKKNK; encoded by the coding sequence ATGAACAAAGATCAAGTAAAAGGCCGAGTTGAAGAAGCCAAAGGTAAAGTCAAGGAAACCACCGGTAAGATACTGGATGACAAGGATATGGAAGTAGAGGGAAATGTCCAAAAGAACGTCGGCAAGGGCCGGGCGGGATGGGGTGATCTCAAGGACGATCTGAAGAAAAACAAATAA
- a CDS encoding phospholipase D-like domain-containing protein, translating to MDTSFAVKETQKELKRESREESSAERAQAQQVIRPARLSGYPPLRFQAISEASIRIPTARGQTLRDFMAMSITMVSIIATFLITALGVLLVANLSLGDKPIDRHIETLYTVADSQFLRSMGSLLGPPIIEGNRVQALVNGNEIFPAMLKAIRGAQKTITFETFIYWSGTIGQEFAEALSERARAGVHVHVMLDWLGSGDIDETYVTLMEEAGIEVLRYNPLRWYTLARMNHRTHRKLLVVDGKIGFTGGVGIAIPWTGNAQDPEHWRDTHFRIEGPVVAQMQAAFLDNWIEVSGHVLHGAAYFPPIEPAGAQVAQVFTSSPGDGGESAQLMYLLSIAAAKTSVQLSMSYFVPDNVAVNTFIAARKRGVRIQMLVPGPYIDRKLLRRASRYEWGPLLRAGIEIYEYQPTMFHCKVMIVDKIWTSVGSTNFDSRSFSVNDEANLNVYDAEFARIQVRIFEQDLRDSRRITLEEWESRPWRDKVLDSLAGLFSSQL from the coding sequence TTGGATACCTCCTTTGCGGTCAAAGAAACGCAGAAGGAACTCAAGCGCGAGAGCCGAGAAGAGTCATCAGCCGAGCGTGCCCAGGCGCAACAGGTGATTCGGCCCGCAAGACTGTCGGGTTACCCGCCGCTTCGCTTTCAGGCCATCAGTGAAGCGTCGATCCGCATACCAACGGCCAGAGGGCAAACTTTACGTGATTTTATGGCGATGAGCATAACCATGGTTAGCATTATTGCAACGTTCCTGATAACAGCACTCGGTGTGCTGCTGGTCGCGAATTTAAGTCTCGGTGACAAACCGATAGACCGTCACATTGAAACGCTCTACACGGTTGCCGATTCCCAATTCCTGAGGTCTATGGGTAGTCTGTTAGGGCCGCCGATTATTGAGGGCAATCGTGTCCAAGCGCTAGTGAACGGTAACGAAATCTTTCCTGCGATGCTGAAAGCCATCCGCGGCGCGCAGAAAACGATTACTTTCGAGACTTTCATTTATTGGTCCGGCACCATCGGCCAAGAGTTTGCCGAAGCACTAAGTGAGCGGGCACGGGCCGGCGTTCACGTGCATGTCATGCTCGATTGGCTCGGCAGCGGCGATATCGACGAAACCTATGTCACGCTGATGGAGGAGGCTGGGATAGAAGTGCTCCGCTATAATCCGCTGCGCTGGTATACGCTTGCCAGGATGAACCACCGAACTCATCGCAAACTCCTGGTGGTCGACGGTAAAATCGGTTTCACCGGTGGCGTTGGAATCGCCATACCTTGGACCGGAAATGCGCAGGATCCAGAGCATTGGCGGGATACGCATTTTCGTATTGAAGGCCCAGTGGTCGCGCAAATGCAAGCGGCGTTCCTCGACAACTGGATCGAAGTCAGCGGACACGTATTGCACGGCGCCGCCTATTTTCCTCCGATCGAACCGGCCGGCGCACAGGTCGCGCAGGTCTTCACGAGTTCGCCTGGCGACGGTGGCGAAAGTGCGCAGCTGATGTATCTGTTGTCGATCGCCGCGGCAAAAACTTCGGTGCAGCTCTCGATGTCTTATTTTGTTCCTGATAACGTTGCGGTCAACACGTTTATCGCGGCAAGAAAGCGCGGAGTTCGCATACAGATGCTCGTCCCCGGCCCTTACATTGACCGGAAACTACTCCGGCGCGCGTCGCGTTACGAGTGGGGTCCTTTGTTGCGCGCAGGTATCGAGATCTACGAGTACCAGCCGACGATGTTCCATTGCAAGGTAATGATCGTGGACAAGATTTGGACATCGGTAGGATCGACCAACTTCGACAGTCGCTCGTTCAGCGTCAACGATGAAGCGAACCTAAACGTCTACGACGCCGAATTTGCGCGCATCCAGGTGCGTATTTTCGAACAGGATTTGCGCGATTCGCGCCGCATAACACTGGAGGAATGGGAGAGTCGGCCGTGGAGAGACAAGGTACTGGACAGCCTCGCAGGACTCTTTAGTTCACAGTTATAA
- a CDS encoding phage holin family protein, with product MREESQSLWLELGGLIHDRFRLAALELQGASKSVVDRVVAGVMVGVLLMGAWLGLMAAAVLEFVKHDVLATSSALLIAVASNLLLVLILCSVIRRKRRHLQFPATLRSFQTTPSGQRDTEKT from the coding sequence ATGCGGGAAGAATCTCAATCGCTATGGCTTGAGCTGGGAGGGCTAATCCACGATCGTTTTCGGCTTGCTGCGCTGGAGTTGCAGGGGGCAAGCAAGAGCGTCGTGGATAGGGTTGTGGCCGGAGTGATGGTGGGTGTGTTGCTGATGGGCGCCTGGCTAGGTCTCATGGCCGCGGCCGTGCTTGAATTCGTCAAGCATGACGTCTTGGCAACGAGTAGCGCTCTACTGATTGCCGTCGCTTCCAATTTGCTGCTGGTCCTTATACTGTGTAGCGTGATACGCCGTAAGCGTCGCCATCTACAATTTCCCGCGACCCTCCGCAGTTTTCAGACCACGCCCTCTGGGCAACGGGATACGGAAAAGACATGA
- a CDS encoding DUF883 family protein has product MEVVDKAANSANEAVDKVANATNQAAEALGKKGEQLKNAEQQLMENCHVYIRNNPIRSMGIAVAAGFLLSRVVSGR; this is encoded by the coding sequence ATGGAAGTAGTAGACAAAGCGGCTAATTCCGCAAATGAAGCTGTCGATAAGGTCGCCAACGCAACCAATCAAGCTGCAGAAGCGCTCGGTAAAAAAGGCGAGCAACTCAAAAATGCAGAGCAGCAGTTGATGGAGAATTGCCATGTTTATATTCGCAACAACCCCATCAGGTCGATGGGAATCGCAGTGGCGGCTGGCTTTTTGCTGAGCCGCGTTGTGAGCGGCCGTTAG
- a CDS encoding DUF883 family protein → MEIIDKAANTANEAIDKVANATNQAAEALGKKGEQLKNAEQQLLEDCRVYIRDNPITSVGIAVAAGFLLSRLISRT, encoded by the coding sequence ATGGAAATCATAGACAAAGCGGCTAATACCGCAAATGAGGCTATTGATAAGGTCGCCAACGCAACCAATCAAGCCGCAGAAGCGCTCGGTAAAAAAGGCGAGCAACTCAAAAATGCAGAGCAGCAATTGCTGGAGGATTGCCGCGTTTATATTCGTGACAACCCCATCACGTCGGTGGGTATCGCAGTAGCGGCCGGTTTTCTGCTGAGCCGCCTGATAAGCCGAACTTAG
- a CDS encoding DUF883 family protein, translated as MEITDKATNSANEAVDKVADAASQAAKSLGEKGEQLKKTEQQWMKDCRGYISENPMLSVSIAAAAGFLLSRLVSRT; from the coding sequence ATGGAAATTACAGACAAAGCAACTAATTCCGCCAATGAGGCTGTCGATAAGGTCGCCGATGCAGCCAGCCAGGCTGCGAAATCGCTGGGTGAAAAAGGCGAACAACTGAAAAAAACCGAGCAGCAATGGATGAAAGATTGCCGCGGTTATATCAGTGAGAACCCCATGCTGTCAGTGAGTATCGCGGCAGCGGCGGGCTTTCTGCTGAGCCGCCTGGTTAGCCGAACTTAA
- a CDS encoding hemerythrin domain-containing protein, which produces MFAEFAKLAKDKGNDKAKAEVVQQICMELNIHTQAEEEIFYPAVRAALKDDELMNEADVEHAGAKNLIAQLEAMTPAHDHYVAMVIVLGEMIDHHVKEEEEKMFPKAKKAKVDIAALGAAMSQRKHELQSERGEAEKPVKARKAQSR; this is translated from the coding sequence CTGTTTGCGGAGTTTGCCAAACTCGCCAAGGACAAGGGAAACGATAAAGCAAAAGCAGAAGTAGTTCAGCAAATATGCATGGAACTGAACATCCATACCCAAGCCGAGGAAGAAATATTTTACCCGGCGGTTCGCGCCGCCCTCAAGGACGATGAATTGATGAACGAAGCTGACGTGGAGCATGCCGGAGCCAAAAACCTCATTGCGCAACTTGAGGCAATGACACCCGCACACGACCACTACGTAGCAATGGTTATCGTACTCGGCGAAATGATCGATCATCATGTCAAGGAAGAAGAAGAAAAAATGTTTCCAAAAGCTAAGAAAGCCAAGGTCGATATTGCCGCGCTAGGTGCAGCAATGAGCCAACGCAAGCATGAGTTGCAGTCGGAGAGAGGCGAAGCCGAAAAACCGGTCAAGGCCAGAAAAGCCCAATCGCGTTGA
- a CDS encoding DUF883 domain-containing protein yields MKAAEKTTTVDETVDRLRSGVHSAVDKVANATTQAAEVLGQKGEQLKNVEQKFLENCRVYIDKNPAASLGIAVGAGFLLSRLISSR; encoded by the coding sequence ATGAAAGCAGCAGAGAAGACCACTACAGTCGATGAGACTGTCGACCGACTTAGATCAGGCGTCCATTCAGCTGTTGACAAAGTAGCTAATGCAACCACTCAGGCGGCAGAAGTGCTGGGTCAAAAAGGCGAGCAATTAAAAAATGTGGAGCAGAAATTTTTAGAAAATTGCCGGGTTTACATTGATAAAAACCCTGCAGCTTCATTAGGTATAGCCGTTGGAGCCGGTTTTCTGTTAAGCCGTCTGATAAGCAGTCGCTAG
- a CDS encoding BON domain-containing protein codes for MSTHLLLAVFTLTGSLLLMSGSVQAEQGAVLYLANGSSSELENTERNVRDRDDATLTPVDQKETEGDIAITAAIRQAVVRNESLSVNAQNTKIITRNGVVTLRGPVESEAEKIKLHAIAKQTPGVVQVDNQLEIKAP; via the coding sequence ATGTCTACACACTTATTATTAGCTGTGTTCACTTTAACCGGCAGCCTACTCCTGATGAGCGGTTCCGTTCAAGCCGAACAGGGTGCCGTCCTCTATTTGGCGAACGGCTCCAGTTCGGAACTGGAAAACACCGAGCGCAATGTTCGCGACAGAGATGATGCGACTTTAACCCCGGTAGATCAAAAGGAAACCGAAGGCGATATCGCCATCACAGCGGCCATCCGGCAAGCCGTGGTTAGAAATGAGTCGCTATCAGTCAATGCGCAAAATACAAAAATCATCACCCGAAATGGCGTGGTGACTTTGCGTGGGCCTGTTGAAAGTGAAGCCGAAAAAATCAAACTGCATGCTATCGCCAAGCAAACACCCGGCGTCGTGCAGGTAGATAATCAACTTGAAATTAAAGCGCCGTAA
- a CDS encoding DUF2383 domain-containing protein — MHNIETLNKFLKDELSATETYQQAQDKLREDAGLGEAEVLTPIYEDHKQAVSSLQALISRLGGTPCEDSGAWGTWAKIVQGSANLLGKETALKALQSGEKSGAEAYEEALKESELSSDIHTLIETKLLPAQQSHIRTLDRLLGAETE, encoded by the coding sequence ATGCACAACATTGAAACACTCAACAAATTTCTGAAAGATGAATTATCGGCAACAGAAACCTATCAACAGGCGCAGGACAAACTTCGAGAAGATGCCGGACTTGGCGAAGCGGAGGTTCTAACGCCCATTTATGAGGATCATAAGCAGGCAGTTTCCAGTTTACAGGCACTCATCAGTCGACTGGGAGGAACGCCCTGTGAGGATTCAGGAGCCTGGGGAACGTGGGCAAAAATAGTCCAGGGCAGCGCTAATCTGCTGGGAAAAGAAACGGCCCTAAAGGCATTACAAAGCGGAGAAAAAAGCGGCGCCGAAGCTTATGAGGAAGCGTTGAAGGAGAGTGAGCTGTCATCAGATATTCACACTTTGATTGAAACGAAGCTGCTGCCTGCTCAACAATCGCATATTAGAACTTTGGATCGGCTTTTGGGCGCGGAAACTGAGTAG
- a CDS encoding BON domain-containing protein translates to MSTRLLLSMVTLTGSLVIMTGTAGAEQNTSFQLAEAGAELENTGRNVRDKDDANLTPADQKENEHDIKITATIRQAVVKDETLSVNAQNAKIISRHGVVTLRGPVETEVESLKLHKIATETPGVVQVDNQLEIKAP, encoded by the coding sequence ATGTCTACACGATTACTTTTAAGTATGGTCACTTTAACGGGCAGTCTAGTCATCATGACTGGCACCGCTGGAGCCGAACAAAATACCTCATTCCAATTGGCGGAGGCCGGTGCGGAATTGGAAAATACCGGGCGAAATGTTCGCGACAAGGATGACGCCAATTTAACCCCGGCCGATCAAAAAGAAAACGAACATGACATCAAGATTACTGCCACCATACGGCAAGCTGTAGTCAAGGATGAAACACTTTCAGTCAATGCGCAGAATGCGAAAATCATTTCTCGTCATGGTGTAGTGACTTTGCGTGGGCCGGTTGAAACTGAAGTGGAAAGCTTGAAGCTGCATAAAATAGCCACAGAGACACCCGGCGTAGTGCAGGTAGACAATCAACTTGAAATCAAGGCCCCTTAA
- a CDS encoding DUF2383 domain-containing protein, whose amino-acid sequence MHNIETLNKFLKDELSATETYEQALEKLREDAGLSESEALKPIYESHKDAVSSLQSLITRLGGTPCEDSGAWGTWAKIVQGSANLLGKDAAFKALQVGEKSGAENYEEALEDTELSSDVQSLIETKLLPAQQEHIRTLDRLLAS is encoded by the coding sequence ATGCATAACATTGAAACACTCAACAAATTTCTGAAAGATGAATTATCTGCAACAGAAACTTATGAACAGGCCCTGGAAAAGCTTCGTGAGGATGCCGGACTCAGCGAATCAGAAGCATTGAAGCCGATTTATGAAAGTCATAAAGACGCGGTGTCCAGCTTACAGTCATTGATCACTAGACTGGGAGGCACGCCTTGCGAAGACTCAGGTGCTTGGGGAACTTGGGCCAAAATAGTCCAGGGAAGTGCCAATCTGCTGGGTAAAGATGCAGCATTCAAGGCTTTACAGGTGGGCGAGAAAAGTGGCGCTGAGAACTATGAAGAAGCGTTGGAAGATACTGAGCTGTCCTCAGATGTTCAATCTTTGATTGAAACGAAGCTGCTACCCGCCCAACAAGAGCATATTCGCACGTTGGATCGGCTTTTGGCCTCATAG
- a CDS encoding DUF3581 family protein encodes MFLKDFYNIQDGNVTIATEHASMFAKEVAHDFNPLHDVDAKRFCVPGDLLFSLVLEKYGLSQNMHFVFAGMVGHGLLLNFPDTEAERFDVTDSQGKPYLQVERSGEMSRDSTLIESFIRDYVAFSGQNFPYVLVPLLAKENVTFNINRPLVIYESMTLTFDHLNFHQASVKMLEPKIEVNGKRASAYLHFQINSGDETVGTGFKKLAISVTNGFEAESMQVFVNEYLAKKNAYQGNLAVTAHQEQSNFNQI; translated from the coding sequence ATGTTTTTAAAAGACTTTTATAATATACAGGATGGCAATGTCACTATTGCCACCGAACATGCCAGCATGTTCGCCAAAGAAGTGGCGCATGATTTCAACCCCTTACATGATGTCGATGCCAAACGTTTTTGCGTGCCAGGCGATTTACTGTTTTCGCTGGTGTTGGAAAAATATGGCCTTAGCCAAAATATGCACTTTGTCTTTGCCGGCATGGTCGGACATGGCCTGTTATTAAACTTTCCCGACACCGAAGCCGAGCGGTTTGATGTGACCGATAGTCAAGGCAAACCCTATTTGCAAGTCGAACGCTCAGGGGAGATGAGTCGAGATTCAACATTGATTGAAAGTTTTATTCGCGATTATGTGGCTTTCTCGGGACAGAATTTCCCCTATGTACTGGTTCCTTTATTAGCCAAGGAAAATGTAACTTTTAATATCAACAGGCCGTTAGTGATATACGAAAGTATGACTCTAACATTTGATCATCTTAACTTTCACCAAGCGTCCGTTAAGATGTTGGAGCCGAAGATAGAAGTCAACGGCAAGCGCGCATCGGCTTATTTGCATTTTCAGATCAACAGTGGCGATGAGACAGTAGGTACAGGCTTTAAAAAGCTGGCGATCAGTGTGACGAATGGTTTTGAAGCAGAGTCGATGCAGGTTTTTGTCAATGAATATTTGGCCAAGAAAAACGCTTATCAGGGCAATTTAGCTGTAACAGCCCATCAAGAGCAAAGTAATTTCAACCAGATCTAA
- a CDS encoding glutamate-5-semialdehyde dehydrogenase, translated as MSTPTVQDIARQSRVAARQLSSAPESLRNLALAKMADALESVKHQVLEINAQEIIKARDEGQSEAMIKRLSIDDKTFQYMQSRLKKVAQLPDPLNRILAGHTNPEGLRVYKKSVPLGVIGIIYESRPNVTTDAASVCIKSGNAVILRGGSEALLTNTVLTDAMIAGAVNAGLPEHAIQIIRTPGHEAVGQLLEMDDYIDVLIPRGGKGLIKRIAEGTRIPVIKHYDGICHLYITADANPEQAVAIAINSKCHSVQVCNALETLLVDQHCAEHLLSLLHMAMVSNKIELRGCEQTQKLLPTISPATEEDWHTEYLAPILSVKIVNDIDEAIDHINHYGSGHTDGIVTQSLKLARQFEEQVDSASVMINASTRLSGGGDYGLGAVVGISTDKLHVRGPVGPDELTTYKWVAYGDGHLRN; from the coding sequence ATGAGTACTCCTACTGTTCAAGACATTGCCAGGCAAAGCCGCGTTGCGGCACGCCAGTTATCATCAGCGCCTGAGTCATTGCGTAATCTTGCCCTGGCTAAAATGGCTGACGCGCTTGAGTCGGTTAAACATCAGGTGCTGGAAATTAATGCTCAGGAAATCATCAAAGCCAGAGATGAAGGGCAATCGGAGGCGATGATCAAGCGTCTGTCTATAGACGACAAAACCTTTCAATACATGCAGTCCCGATTAAAAAAAGTAGCGCAACTGCCGGACCCGCTCAATCGGATACTGGCCGGACACACTAATCCTGAAGGGCTGCGGGTCTACAAAAAATCGGTGCCGCTAGGCGTCATCGGCATTATTTATGAGTCGCGCCCAAATGTCACAACCGATGCGGCCAGCGTGTGTATAAAAAGTGGTAATGCCGTCATCTTGCGCGGCGGATCGGAAGCGCTGCTGACCAACACAGTACTCACTGATGCAATGATAGCAGGCGCTGTTAATGCAGGCCTGCCGGAGCATGCGATACAGATCATCCGGACACCCGGTCACGAGGCGGTGGGTCAGCTGCTCGAAATGGATGACTATATTGATGTGTTGATTCCGCGCGGCGGGAAAGGGCTGATCAAGCGCATTGCCGAAGGCACGCGTATTCCTGTTATCAAACATTACGATGGGATTTGCCATCTCTATATCACAGCCGATGCGAACCCGGAGCAGGCTGTCGCCATCGCGATTAATTCCAAATGCCATAGTGTTCAGGTCTGTAACGCGCTGGAAACGCTGTTAGTCGATCAACATTGTGCCGAACATCTGTTGTCGCTGCTTCATATGGCAATGGTTTCGAACAAAATTGAACTGCGTGGCTGTGAACAGACGCAAAAGCTACTGCCCACTATTTCACCTGCGACAGAAGAAGACTGGCATACCGAGTATCTGGCGCCAATCCTTTCGGTCAAGATCGTCAACGATATTGATGAAGCCATTGACCATATCAATCACTATGGATCGGGACATACCGACGGCATTGTGACGCAAAGCCTGAAGTTGGCCCGGCAATTTGAAGAGCAGGTTGATTCAGCCTCCGTCATGATTAACGCCTCAACAAGATTGTCAGGTGGCGGCGATTATGGTTTGGGGGCGGTAGTCGGCATCAGCACCGATAAACTGCATGTGCGGGGTCCGGTCGGACCCGACGAGCTGACGACTTACAAATGGGTGGCTTATGGGGATGGGCATTTAAGAAATTAG